GGTCCCTAGGTGTGAGTAGCAGTTCAGCCAATAACATCAGAAGTCATAGTTATCGCATCGCAAAACTCTTACATCTGTAGTCTTCATAATAATTCGCGCACGCTAAAAATTTGTACTGTTTTTTCAGGTAGAGGAATTGTACGTACATGTGCAGCCGTCAAACATGATAGGGAACACTTGCGATTTCGGGAGAAATTGCgcagtgctgaagccataaaactcgTCTTTCCGCCCGACCACCCCGATTCGTATTTGCGGTGGGCTTCTCTAAATCACTTTAAAATGAATACTGAAATGTTTGCTTTCACAAAGTCACTGCAGTTTTCTTTACCCTTGTCTCGGCGACATCATTGTCGACCAGCTTTAAGGCGTAACCGTGACGCTGCTTCGATAACACACTAGTATGTTGCATGTAGTGTGAGATTGTAGTGTACGACCTCAATTCAGGTGTGATATACTGGTCTGATTTACAGGAGATTctcatagaaaaataaaaatattttattaaaaaggaaaacacagctTACTTTGAAGCTGTTGCCGCGTTGAGTGCGCAGATGCTTTTTAACAAAACAACTTCGAGCTAACGTTTTCAGGCGCTTTGGTTGGAACCAAATAAAGCAAGATATTGACGTTAGTCACACCACTACAGTTTAATAAGAAGACTGAATAACCAGTAGAACTTGattattctaattaattgattGGCTAGCATTTATCGAAACCAGAGCTTAGATTGGGCGTACCGTGTATTATACATCCAAAATGATGTCTAAGTTTTTTTGTTTCCTAACTATAAGAGATGACCCATTCCTCCATTCGCCAATCAGTCGTGTGTTTCTTTGATTCCGTCAAACAGGAGCACCTTCAGTGATGCGGAACGTGTGGAGGGATTTACTAACAAAAGAGAATCACTGTTAGAAAGTGAAGTGTACGCAATATTCACAATAAACTATCACCAAACTGCTTAATGCTATTCGGGTCTAAAACAGCTAAATATGAAGTAGTAAAATAACAGGAAAGCCGGAACTCTGGAAAAAGCTGCTTCTTTCCCAGTTATGTTAATGTCGTATATATTTGTCTCCTGCTGGTACGGAAGCTTAGTACTTACGTGAATACATAGGGGTTTTCCAAAGAAAGTAGTAACTGAAATTTATAACAGAGGCCAATTTGCAATACGCTTTGAACGTAGCCACTTGACATGCAGCTTGCAGGATTTTTCAATCTTTAATTGTAGATAATATATTTTGCTCAAAAAGTGGCTGATGAGGTATGATTTTACTTTTCTTTTAAGTTGGTAGAGGTTCCCAATTTATTGCTTACGTTAGAAGAGAGCTTGTTGAAGACTGCAGTACCAGATTATGTAATTGCAGTCTACTCTGCACAAAGAGGCAGAGTCGAGCTAAATGACAATTGTTTTTGTAGCTTTCATTGTGATTATGCAAATCACAGTTCTATCAGCATCTGTACTCAGCAGTTCACAGCCATAGGTGTGTAGGTTGTGGACTGTTCACCGAGAGAGCTTCGGCTCTGGATACGAGATATAAAGCAATATTCATCTTCTACTTGTAACACAACCTGTAGACTTCGAACGCTGCGAGTGCAGCTTGCTCTGCCTTTGAGCACGAAACTCTCGGTACCTTCTGCTGATGACCCATACATCCGCATTTACCGTCCCCCCACTCGTGCGCAATAGGTTCATTTCCTTCTTTTTCTAGCACGTGATGTTCTCGCGTGCGCTCGAGTAATGTAATGGTGATATCACCCCTGCATCGTGGATTGTGCTCGCGACGAATATTGGTGCAACGACTAACATATCGCCAGTCTCGAAAATATTTATGCTTCCCGATCATCATAAGCTAGAAGTATCGACATCAAGTGGGATAAATTATGTACACGAGTAGAAAACTGAACACACCCAACAGAATGTGAAAAAAATGGGATTGTTAGCCGCCCATAAGTAACGGAAGATTTAGAAATGTTTGATGCGCTCCAAAAACATTTGTGAGAAACTAAAAATCCTATAAACGAGAGAACATATGTTACTTCAGCGATAATTGATAATTACAGTTTTTATGATAAGCGGAAGAAGTTTTTATTTGCTATTTCTTATACTCTTTGGCGTATCTGCTTGAAGTATTAAAAAGAAGTACTTCgcaaacttttcttcttcacacCCATGTGAGCAGGACTCAGTGACACCATTATTTCATTTACTGGTATTCAAATTGAATTTCAAAGGTGTTAAAAGATTTCCAGGAGGAAAAAAAACATGGCCGTATGTCAGAACATTTAATTGATCTCTGCGCACTTCGCAGTGGAAAAGTAATTATTTCAAAATCAACACTGTGTTCAGCTTCTTTCTTTTCACTACTTCAGAGATCTGACGGCAGTCTTTTTCGGTTGTACGTTTTGTACGGTCCTCTATTCTATCTAGCTAAATTTGTGTCGTTTATATTTGCATGGTATATCATGTCACTTAATCAGTCAGCCATTCTTCCCCAGTCGATTTTCCCTTTTCATGTAGAGCTTTCATATTCAAAATTGAATACCTCTGCCGGTAGTGTCACTTTCCGTGGGAAATTAGTTTTTGATGTCTGTATATTGGAATTTGGTCCCAGCACTTGAAGCATTAACCCATATTCTTATCCTTTTTGCGGCAGTCCACCAATTTTCTGTTTTATCAATCCGATCTATTTTATATGATTTCCTTCCAGTtattaagaatgaaataaaaatgaaactgcGAAGAagtttttgatttttgtttttctcttttttggcTGAGTAACACGTGATAAATCAGAAAATAGGTACTTCTCAGTCTCGCTGGCGACAAAAGAAAACTGTGTCGAAGGGGGACATTCTCAGTTCGTTCAGATCACTATTTAGCGAGGTGCTACGCAGAAACCACTGAatgaaggagaaaggtggaagCTAGACAGCGGCCACGGGTATAAATGAGGTAATGAAAATATCCGACACGAGGGCAGACGCACATTTCCAGTCATTTGGGGTCGACAGCCTTACGATTATCAGCTGTGACCCTGCGGCCCATAGATTTTGAGGTCAGAGCGAAAGTGTCAGGAGAGATGTTGAAAATGACGGACAGTGCGCAAATCGCGGAAACACAAGACTTCGTCACGAAATAAGTTTCATGGGCTGGACGAAACTGCACAAATACCCACCAATTTACTATGGCGCGCGAACAATATTTGGCATTGAGAGCAGATTCCTACTGCAAAAGATTTAGTTATTTAAATCGTGATCGGTGCCCAATGATGTTTTATAGTATTcctgtccgccctggtagctgagtggtcagcgtgacagactgtcaatcctaagggcccgggttcgattcccggctgggtcggaaattttctccgctcagggactgggtgttgtgttgtcctaatcatcatcatttcatccccatcgacgcgcaggtcgccgaagtggcgtcaaatcgaaagacctgcaccaggcgaacggtctacccgacgggaggccctagccacacgacatgtcCATGTATATATAGTATTCCTTACAACAAAGCTGTTCAAATTCAGTGAGAAATACTGAAGGCAAAGGCGCCCTTACGGTAGTTTGTAGGAGAGAGAGGGTAGGGGCTTCTAGACCGGGGGAATGGAGTATTTTTATTATTTCGGAAGACGAATAGCGACTTGTAAGTATCCCGTAAAAAAAAGGCCCAGTTCCGAACATGTTAAAAACCTGCATAGtatcgacttttaaatcattttcttgaaagaaaactaTCTGACTACACTTTATTTTTTCTTGTCCCTGAGAACTAGAGTGGGGAGGTCGTacacgcctccccctcccccccccccccaccctcccctttgCCACCAGGAACGGGTACCCTGTATAAAGGACACTAACAGGCTCTCAACAGCCTTTTTCTCCCTGGAAAGGACGACAATGTAATATTGTAATCCAGTGTTAAGTGCAATCTAGGAATAGTCATTTTGTTCTTGCATTCATCAAATCAAACCTGGATACTTCTAGTGCACTTTTGAAGACGTGATTGGTTAGAAACAATGCCTATGCAGTCCAGTGAGCATAGTCACCTAAAATGATTTAATATACCTTTTTCATGATCccggaaagaaattttcactctgcagtggagtgtgtgctcatatgaaacttcctggcagattaaaactgtgtgcgagactgagactcgaactttggacctttgccttccgtgcgccagtgctctaccatgtgaggcacccaagcacgacacacgacccacGACCCATTCTCACTGCTCTCATTCCGCCAGCACctagtcttctaccttccaaacttcacagaagctctcctgcagacctcgaAGAACCAGTGCTCCTGGAAGAAGGTACTggtggaactgaagctgtgaaggcaGGTAGTGAGTCGtccgtgggtagctcagatggtagagcacttgcccgtgaaaggcaaaggtccttagtccaagtctcggtccggcacacagttttaatccgccaggaagtttctttttcaTGGTATTCACAGGAAACAGTAATCTGGCAGGCCACTGAACACCaaaaatatgtatcacagctggaTGGAAGAAGCCAGTTTGTATTTGTTTCTCCAAGTGCTCCCTGTAGGTAAAACACTTTCTATAATAGCATGCATCTTCTGtaatacatggaaaaattatttCACAGGAGTTTATCGAAACTTTTCAGGTGTACTCCTGTATGAAGAACCTCTATAGGGAAAGATTATGAAAGTTAACAGAGGTTTCTGTGGGGTATAAATAATTACTAGAGTGTGgtgaaaatatttggaaatttgatTTAGCAAATTGATTAATTTAGACACTGAAGCATAGAATGATCTCAGCACCAGTGATCATTATCCAGTACaataggaaagaaaagaaaataccacATAACACAATCACATGAGTTGTTCCTTTATTTATACACTTAAATTTCTTTATAAATGGGGGAATGTGCTATAGTGATGTTAGTGTCTGGCATTCTGACCTTCAGCAtgtagatgctgagggaattttaaTGTTATTGAAGATGTGCTAGTCTAGACTCTGCAGAAATATTCCATTTAAAAGAACTTAATATTTCGTTTTTcctattttgaaaattattttccactttgAGCTGCACTGTTATCTCATGAAACTTGCTGCAGTGTTTagtagtttttcattttttgaagatGTATTTGGAACATTCTGCTAACTTTTATAATTAGTTTAAGTAGTTACATACAACTAGTCAGTTGCAGCATGACATTGTGTTTTGCAGGTGAAATCACAACAGATGTTTTACGTGTTGTACAAGAAGCTAGAAAGAAGACACTTGGACCATTTAACCCATCCTTTAATGTCCAGAATCTTTTGCTTGAAGGCCTCGATAAGGTTagcaataattttaaatataacacTAGCTTTTTAGAATTTGTTGAGCTGTCTGTCTAACAGTGAAATAGCAAAATCTCTGAAACCACAAATGAATGTTCTCCATGATTTTGTGTTTAGTTGTGTCCTTTGCCCCATAATAATTTGCCCTAAGGAACTCCCTTATTTGACAACACTATTACCTTGCTCTTTCTCCCATAGCCTAATTCAAATAGAAAACCTTCAGTGCACTTAATTCACTCACCGCTTTTATGTAATATATCAGCGATGTTAAATTTCAGCTTCCTTTGTGTGGGTGCTATGTATTATATGAGTAAGAGAGAACTATTGTATCTTAACTACATCTCAGGTATTCGTATTGCAGTGTACCTTGCTTAATGCtctgttgtttttgtaatttttaattttttgtgactgTCATAAGAATAGATTTTTTTCCCTGCACCCTTTCATTAATAGCTACAGTAATAATTATTTTATGGATTTGCCTCACATGAAGTGAAcagtttaatttctgtgtttacaGGTACTCCCTGAAGATGCTCACCTAAGAGTGAATGGAAAATTGCATATATCACTGACAAGGGTATATGATAGGAAAAATGTAATTGTGTCGCAGTTCAACAGCAAGGAAGATTTAATGCAGGTAAGCCCTCTGATAAAAATTTAATGCTTGTGATTGTGATTAACCTTGGACCTAAGCAGACAATACAGACAGTTTCTTTTTGGGGAGATATACAAATGAAAACATGTTGTACTAAgtataattttgtttaaaatacaGCCAGTTTTACACTTTTTAAATGTAGACTTCAAATGTAAAGCCCATATTTTACCAAGATTAGCAGTGACAttttatcataatttcaaaatGTATGTACTAGCTCCTGTCACAATATTCTGAGCAAATATTTCACAGGTGTGTTCCAGTGAGGCTTATAATCAGATCTCAGAATAATCAGTGGCCCTTCTGTTCCCCAATAAAGACCATTGAGTATCTATCACAATTTTTTCTGACTGTGGTTTAAAGTTAATATTCACTGAAACCAAGTGATATGCTTATTTCTGTTTCATTGGATTGAATTTACTCAGTCTGTTATATTGTGAGATAGGCTGCTGCATAATTTCCTTCACTGTAGCCTTACAAAAGATATCCCCAATAACTTTTAGAGTTATTGTGTGTATTATACAGACTAACAGCTTTTATTTGCATGAAAATGTTGTAAAAAAATATGTGCAATAGTCATCTTAAGTGCAGTAATAATATATTGACAATGTGACAAAGAAGGCAGCATGAGGGTGAGGTCTACAGTAGTATATCAGTCAAGGAGGCAAATGAGGCACTGTGATACTGGAAAAATACTCTACAAAAGTAGAGAACATTTGAAATACTTGATGTGAAGGAACTGCTGGCTGTGAAAATGGATTTGCTAAAGTTGTTACTAAGTATACATTTACCTTGACATAGTGCTATGCCTACACAGTCAACAGATCCTTATGGGCTTACGGGTGTGGCTCAGTTACATAAGCATTCTGTTACTGCTTTTGACCTTGTTTATTATGGTATTATTATTGTCATTTGCAGGCTCTACTAGCAAGCAGTTTTGTTCCAGTCTTCTCTGGGCTTCTACCACCTAGGTTCCACGGTATTCGGTACATGGATGGTGGTTTTAGTGACAATCTTCCAACTTTAGATGAGGACACAGTTACTGTTAGCCCTTTCTGTGGCGAATCTGACATATGTCCACGTGATACTTCGTCACAGCTTTTCCATGTGAGTATTTACAATCACAGCTCTATTTTACTAATATTTCACCATAAAAGATATGAAATTATTTAAATTAACATGTAAGTTAATAGCTGTCTTACCGAGACATTTCTCTTTTCGTAGATAAACCTTGCCAACACCAGTATTGAACTTTCACGTCAAAACGTATATAGATTTACAAGGATTCTTTTCCCTCCTAAACCTGAGGTGAGTTTTGAAGTAAAATGTGTTTGCTCCTATGAAATACAGTAAAACTCTTCCATGCAAAATGAATGCAGCTTCTTCAACAGTATAATAGTTATTTGTTCCGTATTCTATTTTGTTGTATAATTCATTTGCAGACTTTAGCAAAAATGTGCCATCAAGGATTTGATGATGCAATGGCATTCTTGGCTAGAAGAAATATGATAAACTGTAACCGCTGTTTAACTATCCATGCGTCATATGAGATTAAAGATCCTCTCAATTTCAGCACAGAGTCAGAATCAAATTGTGAAGAGTGCATTGCACACCAAAGGGTAGGTAAATGTACCTGGAAATTTTTAAGCTGTACTCACATTGTTTTGTTCTGAATTTGttgttacaattattttttttGTTACAGGCTGCAAAAATTGCTAAGTTACCAGAAGCTGTTGTCTCAATTTTTCAAGATGCTATAGCTTCAACTAATAATGGTTTCACTAACTGGATTTTCCAATACAAAGGAATGAAGCTGTTATCAATATTGAGTTTGCCATATGTACTGCCAGTCGACATCATGTATGCCACATTCACAAAGTGAGTCAACATCTTGTGTTGTAGTTATGTTCAACCTATTAAGCTTACAACATCCTGTTAGGATGTAATACACTTTAAGTCTCACAAATAACAAGCAATTCTCTTTATTTCCTCTTCAAAGTTACATATGTATGAAAACATAATTTTTGAAATTAGTGTGATCGGCAACAAATTGGAGAAGCGTTCCCATCAAATGTGTGTAGTTGGAAACGCAATCATTCAGCCAGAATTGCATGTATGTGGCTATAATGGTGTAATTCCGTCACATGCCCACTCACTAGTGGAAGCTGACAGGTAAGCAGTTCAGTGTACTTATGCAACAGCTACAAAACATGACATTGTCAATGTGTTTTGTCAGCTTCTGTGATTACAAATCTGCCTACCTGTGATGCTTCCTAAGTGACATGGGCTTCGTGTGAAATGTCTCCAAGCATTTTGTAACATTTTGTCCAACTTATTTATGTGAGGTGTGCTTCTGTTATGGTGTTGAAAATTCAATCCAGGCATTAAACTTAGTCCTCATTGTTCATTTTGATGTTGAAGATGGAGGTTTGCCTGTTACCCGGTATAGTATTTTGGCCAAGTTTTGATCACCTATTGTTTTGCTCCATAGTTCCTTCGTGGAATGTTATATAtgcttacaaaaaaatgtgttggaaaatGTCACATTGTGACCAAGCTTTCATTGTGAGAATCTGTTTAAGATCAATGTAGTTCAGCACTTAAAATTCTGAAGTCTTATGTGGACTATGTATGCTAGTACCCAATCTATTCACCAAATCAGGCATCCTCTAATTTTCCCTATTTCACAATCTAAAAATATTTGTGGCTCAAAAAACCTTTGTAATCTTATCTGGGGCATCACTATGATGGTACCACAGCTTTCCAAATCATGAAAATTTTCTTCTTCGTAGTACTTAGATTTTGTTGATGTTGTTTCAACTGGTGTTGGGTCTAAAGtatgaatttttttgtatattctttttgtattaaattaacttCTGCTGTTAATATTATTTCTTAAAAAAGATAGTGCCAAAACTAGATCAAacttaaaaagaaaatgtttgtgtgtgtattgagGTTATTTCACAATTGTAATGTTGATATGATTTAAGAACCAGTCTTGTCTCATAAGTAGGGAACTGAAAAATTCATGCAAATCCTGGCTCAAAATGCAAAAATTATACAATAAATTGAATTTCTGAGCAAATTGTATCCAGTTGAACAGTTTTATTAGAGATGGTCAGAAATAGCTTTTTTCCATatataaatattgaaaaagtaCTCAGTTTTCATTTACTGGAATTGCAAATCATCTATTGAAGCCCAATTTCTAAAGATAATATGCGTAAGAagtgttttcaaaataaaaagtGCACAAATGCAACACCGTATCAGTGCACTAAAGGACCTGCTGTCACATCAATTCTGGGCATGATAATTTGGTGTGATGCAACATAGAACTCAATCACGGGACCTAGCAGCTTAGAAAAAAGAAATTGATATGTTTGACTGCCGGCTAAAGTTCAAAAGTTGGTGTAATGCAGTCAGTTTAACATGGTAGTTTTATGTGGTGGATGTTTGGAACTGTGGTTGCATTGAATACAAGTAGGGCCTAAACTACCCTCTTTGCAATATTATCTACGTAAGCAAGCAGTTGCGCATAGCTGTTACCTAATGCTTTGCATTTTGCGTTTCTCGTTGTTTTCTTTTGTGATTTTGATAACTCTCATTTGCTCACACATACGGCCAACTGCCTGTTAATAATGTGTGCACTCTGCACTACAGTGCAGTCAGAAAGCGAAGACTGATTCGCTCTCTCATAAAGGCTTACCTTAATCTGCAAACAGTTATTTTTGGTGCCACTCCTACCCAGAATACCTTGTCAGTTCTACCTGTAGTGTTTTCAAGTATGAGTCGCGTAGCTATGAATGTCCACGATAGGTCAAAATAAATACTCAGCAGATTTTGTGGTTATTGAATAAGGTgggaaaagaaaaatttgagaaACACCTTAAATTAGAGGCCTGAAAGCGATGTTGCTCTTGACAGAAGTGGTCATTTATTGAAAGGTTAAATAGAGCCAAAAGGTGAATATGCGAAAAGATCGTTGCAGGGAAAAAATGAAGTAGTTCCAAAGTCAAACATTCCAGTCAAAAAGATCCCAAATGGCCACTATTCCTATTTTGATGCAAGTGAAGAACATGAATTCAGATGTTCATGCACTAATttgagaatttcagaaaaatttgtgtATAACATTAGAAAATATTACTAAAATCTGTTTCTACCACTTGTGACAATTAAAAACAATGTCAGTAAAAGGCATGTTCATTAATAATAGcttgtaatattattattattagtttccaAACTTCTGGTTTTATCGTCTCAGGTTCGTGGCTGCAGCACCACACATTGGTAATAACTTATGGAATATCAGCAAATTTATGATTCAGCAGGTGTCAGAACTCTTTGAAAACATTAGTAAAACACAAAAATTAGCAGCATCAATAAACTGCCAACTTGCAATCACAAACTTTGGAGGCTGTAAGTATTGCTACTGAAAATAATTAATTGGAAATAGCTTATAAACATATGCAGATTGTaacaatttaatttcatatttcagcTAAATATGACATTGACACTGGAGTTGATGCTCCCTTGAagtcaaaaatgaatttaaacttCACACTGAATATGGCAAGCAGGTATGTCTACACTTTTAATGGAATTGTAACGTTACCACTCCCTTCCACCTATAATTTTTTATCATTATGTGGATGATTCCTCTTTAATTTACTATTATGGCAGAAAGTCAGTACTGCATTTTATTGATCATATGAGTAGTATAGGTTATGTTAATTTTAGGGTGGATGTGAAGTAGGAGATATAGCAGCCCTTTCCCTTGCTAGGGGATGCTCCAATACGAAATGTAAAAATTTACTCAGAATTTTATTTACCCACAAAGTATACACTGAAAGAAATGAGCAATAAAAATTTTAGCTGCTGAGAGAGATTGAaggattttaataaaatttttgcagtttatttttgttACACATAGAACCACTTTTAATAGCAGTTTG
This sequence is a window from Schistocerca serialis cubense isolate TAMUIC-IGC-003099 chromosome 7, iqSchSeri2.2, whole genome shotgun sequence. Protein-coding genes within it:
- the LOC126412173 gene encoding patatin-like phospholipase domain-containing protein 2, translating into MASASKMNLSFAGCGFLGIYHIGVAVCFKKFVPHVLLNKISGASAGAIAACALLCELPIGEITTDVLRVVQEARKKTLGPFNPSFNVQNLLLEGLDKVLPEDAHLRVNGKLHISLTRVYDRKNVIVSQFNSKEDLMQALLASSFVPVFSGLLPPRFHGIRYMDGGFSDNLPTLDEDTVTVSPFCGESDICPRDTSSQLFHINLANTSIELSRQNVYRFTRILFPPKPETLAKMCHQGFDDAMAFLARRNMINCNRCLTIHASYEIKDPLNFSTESESNCEECIAHQRAAKIAKLPEAVVSIFQDAIASTNNGFTNWIFQYKGMKLLSILSLPYVLPVDIMYATFTKFVAAAPHIGNNLWNISKFMIQQVSELFENISKTQKLAASINCQLAITNFGGSKYDIDTGVDAPLKSKMNLNFTLNMASRERKNIVRAIEQRRCSSAMSEMPLDDDTFEQILRVTSEHETVIGFYYQDKNNRVTMTEIYDVTDVDLPGALSPEEQENNTYLQFDEDFDDPTSSTWPSQLTLNGPYSPYNNSMASISDLSLDDADHIAAESANVFSDPESEWNGMHSNGSFYADTSPDNGEQSLPESEQQTPETERLLTRKPSYLVLTD